A genomic window from Chrysoperla carnea chromosome 3, inChrCarn1.1, whole genome shotgun sequence includes:
- the LOC123296582 gene encoding uncharacterized protein LOC123296582: protein MHQLVNKGDSLNKNMTAVIKSYISRDLAVMYVPSKQGKGENSKLVFKDTSFYQCIQEVMRKKMKNTSGGDLSDKDILTSMSATIRNARDWDGFRFLRTQKIEKPAKNIEPT, encoded by the exons ATGCATCAATTGGTTAATAAAGGGGATAGCCTTAACAAGAACATGACTGCTGTGATAAAAAGCTATATCTCACGTGATTTAGCTGTGATGTACGTTCCGTCCAAACAAGGTAAAGGAGAAAACAGCAAATTGGTATTTAAAGATACTAGTTTTTATCAATGCATACAAG aagtaatgcgaaaaaaaatgaaaaatacgtCAGGAGGCGATCTTAGTGACAAAGATATTTTAACCTCCATGTCTGCTACCATCCGGAATGCTCGTGACTGGGATGGATTCCGATTTCTAAGGACGCAAAAGATTGAAAAACCTGCTAAAAACATAGAACCTACATAA